In Leptospira saintgironsiae, the DNA window ACGATGAACCTTACACCCCAGAGGACTTGATCCGCCCAGTCCCATACCAAGCAAAAAAACAGCCTCTATGGCAATCAAGCCTAGTGAGTCTGACTTGGTTTTTACTTTCCGGAATTTCTTTTTATCTAGGACTCCAAGCCTTAAAGGCAGATCCTAAAACTGCTTCTGTCCAAACTGGAACAGAACAGGTAGCATTCCAAAATACTACTCTCAAATCTGACCTTGCGCCTACAGACGGGGCCTGGGAATCCTGGAAGAAATGGTGGAATTCCAACAATATTTCTTCCGAATCAGACGGGACTTCAAGCACAGTTAGTTCTTCTGCGCCTGAATCAGAAGATGATCCTGCTTTTAGAGCTTCTACTTGGTTTTCGGACTATGAAGCGATGAAACGTACTGTTCATCTATATAATGAGATCCATCCATTTATCTATGGATTCAAAGGAAGAGAGACGAATAACGGAGATCTTTATTCTCTTTGGGGATCTGCTCAAAAACATGCACGTGTTGCAGAACTAAAATCTTTAAATCCAAAAGTTAAGATCATTCCTACAATCTTCCGTTGGGAAAATAAGAATGAAAAAATTTCTGAAAACATTGGTCTGAACGGACGTAATGATATCAGAGACAAACATATCCAGAATATTCTATATGAAGTAGATACTTACGGTTTCGACGGTATTGATATAGATTATGAAGGAATGAGCTGCGAGAAAAAAGAGAAGTTTGAGGAATTCATCGTTATTCTCTCCAAAGAGATCCACAAACGTGGAAAACTTCTTTCTGTAGCTGTTCACCCTAAAACTGCTGCTAAAAAATCCGGCCTAAAAGCATGTAAGGGTTTAAAAGAAAAAATTAATATGGATTTTGCTGAGAATTGGAGAGGTCCAATGACTCACGATTACGCTTTTTTAGCAAAACACGCGGATCGTGTTAAGGTGATGGCATATGAACTTCATCCTCGTAAGTATAGAAACCCAGGACCTGGACCTCAGGCTCCAAACGTTTGGATCAGAAATATCATCACTTACGCAAAAGAAAGAGTTCCTGCTAAAAAATTATATATGGCAATCCCAACTTACGGATATGATTGGGCTCTAAATTGTAACTCAAAGATCAAGGCTGTATATTGGTCTGATGCGTTAAAACGCCAACAACTCGGTGTCACAAAACAACCTACAAATATCACGCAAGTTTTAGCAGATAATAAGAATTCTGACTCTTGGACAAATCTTTCTAAGTTTAGCTGGGTTCACCAAGGAAAAACTTACGAAGATCCAAGTATCTGGTACAAGTCAGAAGGTTGTGATCGTGTTGCATTCTTCATGAACAGAAAAGCTTTTGAAGAAAAGATGACTCTATTAAGATCTTATGATATTGGTGGATTCTCTTTCTGGCAGTTATTATCTGATAACGATCCAGGGATCAATGATTACCTAGAATTACTTGTGACTAATAAACTTCCTCCTGTTCCTAAGGCTAAAAAATTGCCTGAAACTCCGAATCCTGATGTAAAACAGGCGCCTCCGGAAGAAGGTCAGGAAGAAGCCAAGAACACACAGGATCTTGTCAAAAAATAAAATTACAATCATCACAGAAGATCCTTCTCTCGCAGCAAAAGTACTGAAAGAGGGAGGGATCGTTCTATTTCCTACTGAAACCGTTTACGGTATTGGTGCGGATTCCAGAAATCTCTCCTCTTGTTTAGAAATTTATAAAATTAAAAACCGTCCTGCAGATAATCCTCTCATTGTTCATTTAGGAAATCCTGCTCTCATTCCTGATATTGGAGAAGTTCCAGAAAGTGCAAGGGTACTGATCAGACAATATATGCCTGGTCCTTTAAGTTTGGTTTTAAAGAAGGTGGATAAATCTGTTTTTTCTACGGGATTGACTACAATTGCGGTAAGAGTTCCTTCTCATCCAAAAACTTTAGAAATGCTTTCTTATTTTGGAGGACCAGTTTCTGCCCCTTCTGCAAATCTTTCAGGACAACCATCTATCACAAGATTGGATGATGCAATCTCTGAATTTGATGGTTTGGTAGATCTCATCTTAAAAGGTCCAGATCCTGAAATAGGTTTAGAATCTACAGTTGCCGATTTCTCCGTTTCTCCGCCTAAACTTCTTCGTCCTGGATATTTTGGATGGGAAGAATTACGAAAATATGTTCATGATCTGGAAGATTATACTGAGTTGAAAGAGGGGGAATCTCCTTCAAGTCCTGGAGTAAAATATAAACATTATGCACCAAAAGCAAAGGTGACATTTACTGAAAGCCAAACTCCAGATAGAGAATCAGCCGCCATTGGTATAGGTTTAAGCAGAGGTTGGAAGTTCGCGTTAGATCTAAGAAACAATGATGAGTATATGAAAAATTTATACTCCTTCTTCAGAGATTGTGATCGTTTAGGGATTTCTAAAATTTATTGCTTTCCACCTGCAAACTCTTTAGGAAAAGAAGCGCTCTTAAATAGAATTCTAAAAGCGCAAGAATCTTAAAGTCCGGACAACTCTTGGGCGATCTCGGATAGATGTAAGACTTCCATTGGATTTTGTTTCTTCTCCGCGTTTAGCTTTGAAAAGAAAGAAAACTTAGAAAGCTGAATTCCAGGCTTTAAGTCTTGGACTAAGTCTTTCCAGCTATAAGTTCCTGGCAAATAACGCACATCTATCTTTTTGGATTTAAGCTCTGTTTTTAGATTTTGTAATATATCCAAGAATGAATCGCAGGAATCTAAAAATCCTGATTTGCGGAATGTTTGTCCGGAGAAGATTCGACCTTCTCCATAATGTTTTTCTAATTCTTGGAAACTAGTCTTTCTGGATTCGATTACACGACTATAGAATAAATCCCTGGATCTCAATACTTCTTTTCTTAAGAATTGTTCCGATTTAGGGGAAAGTTTTCCATATTCAGATAAAATGTCTCTATGAGGGTAAAATCCGATCCTTTCTTTTTGGACTCCAAATTTATCGTAAAGCTTCTTTAATTCGAATCTCATCATCACCGCACCAATGGAACCAACGATAGAATAGGGAGTTCCATGGATTTTTTGAGTAGCACAGGATAGATAATATCCTCCGGAAGCGGCTACATTCAATACATACGTGATAACAGGTTTTTTCTCTGCCAGCTTTTTGATCTCTCTATAAAGAAGTTCAGATACAAGTGCACTTCCTCCTGGAGAGTTCATTTCTAAGATAACTGCTGCTACCTTTGGATCTTCTTTTAAATCTTTAAAAATTTCTTGGTAATATCTGAAAGAAACTTGTCTGGATCTGAAATCTTCTTCTCTTCCTAAATCAGGTAGAATATTTCCTTGGACTGGAAGAACTGCAACAATCGGAACTGATTTGGAGATAAGAGTAAAATTAGACTTTTTATGATATAACCTGAAACCTTTAGGGCTTAGTTTTTTGTATTTAGGTTTATCTGTTTCTTTCTCTTTTTTATAATTTTCAAATAGATAATTTTCTTCGAATTCGTCCTCTTCTACAAACTCAGTGATAAATCCTATCTTCTTTAATTTTTCAGAACTGATGATCGGCTCTTCTAATACTTTTAGATCTAAGTTTGAAGACTTCTTAAAACCTGTGGAAAGTAATTCTTTATAATCAGTAAGTAATGCTTCTAAATTTTTACGAGCAGGAGCGGAGAAGGATGTTCTTTGGAAAGTTTCTCCGAATGATTTGAATGCTCCACTTGCGTAAGCTTCTACACCTACGCCAAATTTTTTAGCTGCCCCTCCAAAAAAATAAGGTTCAGCGGAAGGAAGTATAGGAAAGAATTCCGCGGCTGAAGATGTATATCTATGTTTGCACTGAGAAAGTAATAATAATGCTTTAGTTCCTCCTCCTAAACAAAAACCAGAAGTCTCAATTCCTTTTTCGTTCAATGTCTGGATTGTTTCGCAGATATTCCAAACTTCTCCAAATCCGTACTCAGGATTAGAAATATGAAAAGAAACTTTTTTTAAACCTGGGACTTTAGTTAAAGCCTTCAATCCTATTAAAAAATCTACCAAGAAGGGAGCTTCTTCTTTCGGAACCAATAGTTTGACTAAAAAAGATTTTCTATCAAAGGAGAAAGAAGAAGGAATTTCTAAATAGAAATGATCTCCCTTGCGGATGATCCAGGATAATATCCTAAATCCTTGGAACAAAATCCGGATCGGTAAAAAAACAAGAGAGAACAGAATTCTAAACATTGGAAATTCCTTTTGGCGACCAAAGTAAAACGGACATTTATTCCGGAAAACGTAAAATTACGGAAGGAAAACCGCTTTTCACCCTGGCTTTCCAGAAATTATCTGAAACCTAAGAGAGGGTTATTCGTTTGGATCATATCCGCATCCGAGGAGCTCGGGAGCATAATCTTAAAAACATCAATGTGGATATTCCACGGGATAAACTCGTGGTGATCACTGGACTTTCTGGTTCAGGTAAATCTTCTCTTGCTTTTGATACTATTTATGCGGAAGGACAGAGAAGATATGTAGAAAGTCTCTCCGCTTACGCTAGACAATTTTTAGGTCAGATGGAAAAACCTGACTTAGATCTGATCGAAGGACTTTCTCCCGCAATTTCTATAGAGCAGAAGACCACACATCGTAACCCTAGATCCACTGTAGGAACTGTGACAGAGATTTATGATTATTTGCGTCTTCTTTACGCAAGAGTAGGAAAACCTCATTGTCCAATTTGTGGAACTCCAATCCAATCTCTCTCCATCGATCAAATCACAGAAAGGATCCTAAATTTTCCGGAAGGAACTAAAATCCAAATTTTAGCTCCTATTGTTTCTGGGAAGAAGGGAGAGCATAAAGATGTTCTGGAGAAGATCAGAAAAGATGGATTTAATAGAATTCGTCTGAACGGTGAGATCAAAACTTTAGACGAAGAAATCGTTCTCAAAAAAAGTTTTAAGGCAACAATCGAGATCGTTGTGGATCGTCTTGTGATCAAGGACGGGATCCGTTCTCGTTTGACTGACTCGGTCGAAACTGCTCTTAAACAGTCAGAGGGAATTCTTCTCATGGATGATGGTAAGAAGGACCATACATTCTCCCAAAAACTTTCCTGTCCGAATCACCCGGAAGAATCTTTACCTGAACTTTCTCCTAGATTATTTTCATTTAACTCTCCATTCGGTGCCTGTGAAACTTGCGATGGACTTGGGAGCCTTTTAGAGTTCGACGAGGATCTTTTAATTACAGATTCGGAACTTTCTCTGGTCGAAGGTTGTATAGAAGCATGGGCAGGGGCTAAGAGTAATAGTTATTGGTTTTTAACAACAGTTCACTCTTTGGCTAAAAAATTAAAATTCGATTATAATATCCCATGGAAGGATCTTCCTAAAAAGGTAAGAGATACAATTCTTCATGGAGATAAGAATCTCAAAATTGATTACGATTTCAGAAATGAAAAATCTCATTATGAGTTCAGTAGAGAATTTGAAGGTGTGATCCCGAACTTAAAAAGAAGATATAAAGAAGGGTCAGAAGCAAGACGCCAACAATTGGAAGGATATATGACTAATCATCATTGTCCTGCTTGCGAAGGCAAACGTCTGAAACCTGTGAGCCTTCACGTAGAAGTGAACGGCCTGACAATTGATAAATTTTCTGCATTCAGTGTGGAGAAGGGCCTCGACTTCGTAAAATCAATGAAGCCTAAAGGAAGCGAAGAAATAATCGCAAGACCGATCCTGAAAGAAATCCAACAAAGACTTACTTTCTTGAATGATGTCGGTGTTGGTTATTTAAGTTTAGAGCGTGCCGCTGGGACTCTTTCTGGTGGAGAAGCTCAAAGGATCAGACTTGCTACTCAGATCGGATCTAGGCTTCAGGGTGTATTATATATATTAGATGAACCTTCTATTGGTCTTCACCAAAGAGATAATACTAAATTAGTAAATACTCTTAAGGATCTGCGAGATCTTGGAAATACAGTTTTAGTCGTAGAACATGACCAAGAAACAATGGAAGAGGCTGACTGGTTGATAGATATGGGGCCAGGTGCCGGTGTTCATGGTGGAACAATTGTATGTTCCGGAACTCCTGAAGAAGTTTCTAAAAACAAAAATTCACTTACAGGAAAGTTTTTATCAGGCAAAGAATTCATCCCTGTTCCTAAAACGGTAAGGCCGGGGAATGGTAAAAAACTTAAGATCGTAAACGCAAAAGAAAATAATCTTAAAAACGTAAGTGTTGAGATCCCTCTCGGAAAACTGATCGTAGTCACAGGTGTTTCCGGCTCCGGCAAATCCACTCTGATCAATGATATCTTATATAATGCTGCGGCTCATAAAGTAATGAAAATGAGAACCGTTTGGGGAAAACATGAGAAGATCACTGGTTTGGAAGAGATAGATAAGATTATCAATATTGACCAGTCTCCAATCGGAAGAACTCCTAGATCCAACCCTGCTACTTATACAGGACTTTTCACTGTTGTTCGAGACATGTTTGCGGGGTTAGAAGAATCCAAACTCAGAGGTTATTCTCCCGGAAGATTCAGCTTCAACGTAAGCGGTGGAAGATGTGAAACCTGCGAAGGAGATGGTATCCTGAAAATTGAGATGCACTTCCTTCCGGATGTGTATGTTACTTGCGATGTATGTAAGGGAAAACGTTATAACCAGGAAACATTAGAAGTTCGTTATAAAGGTAAGAATATTTACGAAATTCTAGAAATGACTGTAGAAGATTCTGTACCATTTTTCGAGAATATTCCCGCATTAAAAAGAAAGCTGGAAACCCTAGGGGAAGTGGGGCTTGGATATATTAAACTTGGACAACCCGCCACAACATTCTCCGGTGGGGAAGCACAAAGGATCAAACTCGCTACTGAATTATCCAAGAGACCTACTGGGAAAACATTATACATCTTAGATGAACCAACAACTGGACTCCATTTTGAAGATGTAAGGCATTTGATGACTGTTTTACATACGCTTGTAGACCGTGGAAATTCAATGATAGTGATCGAGCATAACCTAGACGTGATCAAACAAGCAGATTGGATCATAGATTTAGGGCCGGAAGGAGGAGAAGGAGGCGGAAAAATTATCGCTGAAGGAACTCCTGCGGATATTGCTAAGGTCAAAGAATCTTTTACAGGCCAATACTTGAAAAAAGTTTTGGGAAATCCAGGGAAGAAGGCGGGTTAAATTTTCCGAAGATGATGAAAGAATTAAGAGAAAAACTTTCTTCCTTTCCTCCGGGAGAATTCAGATCTGTTTACAAATCTTCTTTGCCAGATATTGCAAAGGCAGGATTACTGAACGCTCTAAAAGATGGTGGGTTCAGAGCATTTCATGAAAAGTTAATATTAATTCCTTCCTTTCCTCATGGCATAGGGGTGGGAGTAGGGTTGATGGCCCAGACAAATGTGGCCGGAAAAATCCTGAAATTAGTGATTGGCTCCGACGCAGGAGCGTCAACCAACCCAGAATCCAGAAAATTAGCATTAGAATTACAAGACAGATTAGTAAGTGGTCTTGGGATTTTGGGACTGGGAGTGAGTGAGCCTGGATGGATGGGAAAACTCACCAATCTGAAATCTACTGCAAAAGTCCTTCCAAGTGGTGAAATAGAATTAAATTTTCATAAAGGATTCGTGACCAACGGCGCTGATGCGGAAGGTTACTTGGTCGTTGCCAGGGAAGAAGAGCAAAATCGTTTCGGAGTATTTTTTATCCCCAGAAACTTCCAAGATTTAAAAATCGAGGAAGTGTATCTGGATGTTGCCAGAGAAGCCACTCATTGTAAGATCACGGGCGAAAATTTCAAACTACCTTCTCATTATCATTTTATAGAAGATTATACTAAATTAGGTGCAGATATCCATCTTTCTGAAATGTTATCTGCTGCTGTTTTATTCTGCGGGGCCATCCGAAAAATTGTTTCTGACTTAAGCCAAGGAAGCGAATCCAGAGAAAGATTTTCCGTTTTAGGAAAACTCTGGGATCTAAGTGGACTTCTATACGGAAAATGTTTAGATATCTCCGATAAAAAAGATAAGGATCCTAATTATAAAATAGAAGAGGATCATCCTTACGGTTATGAAGCAATTTTGGACGAATGTATCTCTATCTTAGAATCTATTCCGAACTTCGACTATAAGAAAGAATATCCTGACTTAGGATTATTCTGCACAATCCATCCTGCCAGAAGTCCCGTTTATATCAAAAACAGACTCAAACAATCCAAAAGCTGGAGAAAATTCGGAAATCTTTAATGATGGTGATGCGCAGGATGATCATGAGTATGGTGATGATGTCCCCATTCTTCAGAATCAATATCGTGTAGAGTTTTTGCGATAATCCCATCAATCGTATGAGTGGTAGAAGCGTCTTCTAATTGCAGATAGATCTGTTCGAATTTCCATTCTCCTCTTAAAAGTTCGTAAGCTTCTTTCAAGATCTTTTTATGATCGGACTCTTTCGTGATCTGGACTCTAAATGCACAAGCATGGATCCCTTTCGTTAAAGTCCAAGTGTGCGCAGAAAGAAGAGAATCTACTCCTTTGATTTGTAATAGATCCTTTTTTAAATGATCCCATTCATCAAAAGTAGGAGAAGACTCCAGAAGAATAAGAAGACTTTCCTTCAAAATTACAGCTGCAGCTCTTAAGATAAAAATAGAAAGAATTAAACTAAGTAATGGATCGATCCAAGTCCAAGCAAATATACGTATTAGAATTGCACCCACTAAAACAGCAATTGTTCCGAATAGATCATTCAATACATGGAGATATGCTGTTCTAAGATTAATATTATCTGCGGAAATTCTTTTTAAAAGCCATACTGAGATCAGATTTAATCCGATGGTCCCTAAACTAAAAACCAGCATGGATTCAGTGACAATCTCTTCCTGATGACGAAATCTTTGAACTGCTTCGTATATGATAAAAATGGAAATCCCAGAGATCAAAATAGAATTTAAAAATGCAGCAAAAACTTCTACCCTGAAGAATCCGAAGTTCATTTTTGCATTTGGTTTTTTATCAGAGACTAAAACTGCAAATATACTTAATAAAAACGCAAATGAATCTGAGATCACATGTCCAGCATCCGCAAGAAGTGCGAGACTTTTACTTTGTGTAGATCCAAATATTTCCCAGGAAAAGATCCCGATAGAAAG includes these proteins:
- a CDS encoding cation diffusion facilitator family transporter yields the protein MEKDPHSSSNLEPFARQAILRPKRKDTLRSLLFAFFLSIGIFSWEIFGSTQSKSLALLADAGHVISDSFAFLLSIFAVLVSDKKPNAKMNFGFFRVEVFAAFLNSILISGISIFIIYEAVQRFRHQEEIVTESMLVFSLGTIGLNLISVWLLKRISADNINLRTAYLHVLNDLFGTIAVLVGAILIRIFAWTWIDPLLSLILSIFILRAAAVILKESLLILLESSPTFDEWDHLKKDLLQIKGVDSLLSAHTWTLTKGIHACAFRVQITKESDHKKILKEAYELLRGEWKFEQIYLQLEDASTTHTIDGIIAKTLHDIDSEEWGHHHHTHDHPAHHHH
- the uvrA gene encoding excinuclease ABC subunit UvrA; this translates as MDHIRIRGAREHNLKNINVDIPRDKLVVITGLSGSGKSSLAFDTIYAEGQRRYVESLSAYARQFLGQMEKPDLDLIEGLSPAISIEQKTTHRNPRSTVGTVTEIYDYLRLLYARVGKPHCPICGTPIQSLSIDQITERILNFPEGTKIQILAPIVSGKKGEHKDVLEKIRKDGFNRIRLNGEIKTLDEEIVLKKSFKATIEIVVDRLVIKDGIRSRLTDSVETALKQSEGILLMDDGKKDHTFSQKLSCPNHPEESLPELSPRLFSFNSPFGACETCDGLGSLLEFDEDLLITDSELSLVEGCIEAWAGAKSNSYWFLTTVHSLAKKLKFDYNIPWKDLPKKVRDTILHGDKNLKIDYDFRNEKSHYEFSREFEGVIPNLKRRYKEGSEARRQQLEGYMTNHHCPACEGKRLKPVSLHVEVNGLTIDKFSAFSVEKGLDFVKSMKPKGSEEIIARPILKEIQQRLTFLNDVGVGYLSLERAAGTLSGGEAQRIRLATQIGSRLQGVLYILDEPSIGLHQRDNTKLVNTLKDLRDLGNTVLVVEHDQETMEEADWLIDMGPGAGVHGGTIVCSGTPEEVSKNKNSLTGKFLSGKEFIPVPKTVRPGNGKKLKIVNAKENNLKNVSVEIPLGKLIVVTGVSGSGKSTLINDILYNAAAHKVMKMRTVWGKHEKITGLEEIDKIINIDQSPIGRTPRSNPATYTGLFTVVRDMFAGLEESKLRGYSPGRFSFNVSGGRCETCEGDGILKIEMHFLPDVYVTCDVCKGKRYNQETLEVRYKGKNIYEILEMTVEDSVPFFENIPALKRKLETLGEVGLGYIKLGQPATTFSGGEAQRIKLATELSKRPTGKTLYILDEPTTGLHFEDVRHLMTVLHTLVDRGNSMIVIEHNLDVIKQADWIIDLGPEGGEGGGKIIAEGTPADIAKVKESFTGQYLKKVLGNPGKKAG
- a CDS encoding acyl-CoA dehydrogenase family protein, coding for MMKELREKLSSFPPGEFRSVYKSSLPDIAKAGLLNALKDGGFRAFHEKLILIPSFPHGIGVGVGLMAQTNVAGKILKLVIGSDAGASTNPESRKLALELQDRLVSGLGILGLGVSEPGWMGKLTNLKSTAKVLPSGEIELNFHKGFVTNGADAEGYLVVAREEEQNRFGVFFIPRNFQDLKIEEVYLDVAREATHCKITGENFKLPSHYHFIEDYTKLGADIHLSEMLSAAVLFCGAIRKIVSDLSQGSESRERFSVLGKLWDLSGLLYGKCLDISDKKDKDPNYKIEEDHPYGYEAILDECISILESIPNFDYKKEYPDLGLFCTIHPARSPVYIKNRLKQSKSWRKFGNL
- a CDS encoding L-threonylcarbamoyladenylate synthase gives rise to the protein MSKNKITIITEDPSLAAKVLKEGGIVLFPTETVYGIGADSRNLSSCLEIYKIKNRPADNPLIVHLGNPALIPDIGEVPESARVLIRQYMPGPLSLVLKKVDKSVFSTGLTTIAVRVPSHPKTLEMLSYFGGPVSAPSANLSGQPSITRLDDAISEFDGLVDLILKGPDPEIGLESTVADFSVSPPKLLRPGYFGWEELRKYVHDLEDYTELKEGESPSSPGVKYKHYAPKAKVTFTESQTPDRESAAIGIGLSRGWKFALDLRNNDEYMKNLYSFFRDCDRLGISKIYCFPPANSLGKEALLNRILKAQES
- a CDS encoding S49 family peptidase, translated to MFRILFSLVFLPIRILFQGFRILSWIIRKGDHFYLEIPSSFSFDRKSFLVKLLVPKEEAPFLVDFLIGLKALTKVPGLKKVSFHISNPEYGFGEVWNICETIQTLNEKGIETSGFCLGGGTKALLLLSQCKHRYTSSAAEFFPILPSAEPYFFGGAAKKFGVGVEAYASGAFKSFGETFQRTSFSAPARKNLEALLTDYKELLSTGFKKSSNLDLKVLEEPIISSEKLKKIGFITEFVEEDEFEENYLFENYKKEKETDKPKYKKLSPKGFRLYHKKSNFTLISKSVPIVAVLPVQGNILPDLGREEDFRSRQVSFRYYQEIFKDLKEDPKVAAVILEMNSPGGSALVSELLYREIKKLAEKKPVITYVLNVAASGGYYLSCATQKIHGTPYSIVGSIGAVMMRFELKKLYDKFGVQKERIGFYPHRDILSEYGKLSPKSEQFLRKEVLRSRDLFYSRVIESRKTSFQELEKHYGEGRIFSGQTFRKSGFLDSCDSFLDILQNLKTELKSKKIDVRYLPGTYSWKDLVQDLKPGIQLSKFSFFSKLNAEKKQNPMEVLHLSEIAQELSGL
- a CDS encoding glycosyl hydrolase family 18 protein encodes the protein MNPNDEPYTPEDLIRPVPYQAKKQPLWQSSLVSLTWFLLSGISFYLGLQALKADPKTASVQTGTEQVAFQNTTLKSDLAPTDGAWESWKKWWNSNNISSESDGTSSTVSSSAPESEDDPAFRASTWFSDYEAMKRTVHLYNEIHPFIYGFKGRETNNGDLYSLWGSAQKHARVAELKSLNPKVKIIPTIFRWENKNEKISENIGLNGRNDIRDKHIQNILYEVDTYGFDGIDIDYEGMSCEKKEKFEEFIVILSKEIHKRGKLLSVAVHPKTAAKKSGLKACKGLKEKINMDFAENWRGPMTHDYAFLAKHADRVKVMAYELHPRKYRNPGPGPQAPNVWIRNIITYAKERVPAKKLYMAIPTYGYDWALNCNSKIKAVYWSDALKRQQLGVTKQPTNITQVLADNKNSDSWTNLSKFSWVHQGKTYEDPSIWYKSEGCDRVAFFMNRKAFEEKMTLLRSYDIGGFSFWQLLSDNDPGINDYLELLVTNKLPPVPKAKKLPETPNPDVKQAPPEEGQEEAKNTQDLVKK